A stretch of Desulfurivibrio alkaliphilus AHT 2 DNA encodes these proteins:
- the rfbB gene encoding dTDP-glucose 4,6-dehydratase: MIVVTGGAGFIGANFIIDWLAAEDEPVVNLDKLTYAGNPENLAGVVSDPRYHFARGDIGDAELVGRLLAEHRPRAVINFAAESHVDRSIHGPADFINTNVTGTYQLLEAVRSWWAQQPAPARDSFRFLHISTDEVYGSLEPNEPPFTEEHPCRPNSPYSASKAASDHLVRAWHHTYGLPVLTTNCSNNYGPCQFPEKLIPLIIHNALAGKPLPVYGDGRQVRDWLYVSDHCQAIRRVLAAGRVGEIYNVGGNCELTNLEVVRQVCAILDELRPRPDGRPFAEQITHVTDRPGHDRRYAIDTGKIARELGWQPAESFAGGLRKTVQWYLENQQWVANVTSGAYRDWVARHYQD; the protein is encoded by the coding sequence ATGATTGTGGTTACCGGTGGTGCCGGTTTTATTGGCGCCAATTTTATTATTGACTGGCTGGCCGCCGAAGATGAGCCGGTGGTTAACCTGGACAAGCTCACCTACGCCGGTAACCCGGAAAACCTGGCCGGGGTGGTGAGCGACCCCCGCTACCATTTTGCCCGCGGCGATATCGGCGATGCCGAGCTGGTGGGGCGGTTGCTGGCGGAACACCGGCCCCGGGCGGTGATCAACTTTGCCGCCGAATCCCATGTGGACCGCTCTATTCATGGCCCGGCGGATTTTATTAACACCAATGTCACCGGCACCTACCAGTTGCTGGAGGCGGTGCGAAGCTGGTGGGCCCAACAGCCGGCGCCGGCCCGGGATTCCTTCCGTTTCCTGCACATCTCCACCGACGAGGTGTACGGTTCGCTGGAGCCAAACGAGCCGCCGTTCACCGAAGAGCATCCCTGCCGGCCCAACAGCCCCTATTCCGCCAGCAAGGCGGCCAGCGATCACCTGGTGCGGGCCTGGCACCACACCTACGGTCTGCCGGTGCTCACCACCAACTGTTCCAATAATTACGGGCCCTGCCAGTTCCCCGAAAAGCTGATTCCGCTGATCATTCATAACGCCCTGGCCGGCAAGCCGCTGCCGGTGTATGGCGATGGCCGCCAGGTGCGCGACTGGCTCTATGTGTCGGACCACTGCCAGGCCATCCGCCGGGTGCTGGCGGCCGGCCGGGTGGGGGAGATTTACAATGTGGGCGGCAACTGCGAGCTGACCAACCTGGAGGTGGTGCGGCAGGTCTGCGCCATCCTCGATGAACTCCGGCCCCGGCCGGACGGCCGGCCCTTCGCCGAGCAGATTACCCATGTGACCGACCGGCCGGGCCATGATCGCCGCTACGCCATCGACACCGGCAAGATCGCACGCGAACTGGGCTGGCAGCCGGCGGAAAGCTTTGCCGGCGGCCTGCGCAAAACAGTCCAGTGGTACCTGGAGAATCAGCAGTGGGTGGCCAATGTTACCAGCGGCGCCTATCGCGACTGGGTGGCCCGGCATTATCAGGATTGA
- a CDS encoding NAD-dependent epimerase: MKVLITGAAGFIGSALALRLLARGDEVVGIDNHNDYYDPSLKEARLARHADHPGYTHCRIDLADKAAVQEVFAVHRPRRVVNLAAQAGVRYSIENPLSYIESNIVGFAHILENCRHHEIEHLVYASSSSVYGANTAMPFSVHHNVDHPLSVYAASKKSNELMAHTYSHLFGLPTTGLRFFTVYGPWDRPDMALAKFTRAIMADEPIKIFNYGKHRRDFTFIDDIIEGVVRVLDKPATPNPEWSGNNPDPGSSTAPWRVYNIGNNRQVELMEYVETLEKALGKTAQKEMLPLQPGDVPDTFADVTDLARDFNYQPNTTVQEGIGRFAAWYREYYGV; encoded by the coding sequence ATGAAAGTACTGATCACCGGCGCCGCCGGCTTCATCGGTTCCGCCCTGGCCCTGCGGTTGCTGGCCCGCGGGGATGAAGTGGTGGGGATCGACAACCACAACGACTACTACGACCCGTCGCTCAAGGAGGCCCGGCTGGCCCGCCATGCCGATCATCCCGGCTACACCCATTGCCGCATCGACCTGGCCGATAAGGCGGCGGTGCAAGAGGTTTTCGCCGTTCATCGGCCCCGGCGGGTGGTGAACCTGGCAGCCCAGGCGGGGGTACGCTATTCCATTGAAAACCCGCTTTCCTACATCGAGAGCAACATCGTCGGTTTTGCCCATATTCTGGAAAATTGCCGGCACCACGAGATCGAGCACCTGGTCTACGCCTCCTCCAGCTCGGTTTACGGGGCCAACACCGCCATGCCCTTTTCCGTGCACCACAACGTTGATCATCCCTTGTCGGTCTATGCCGCCAGCAAGAAGTCCAACGAGCTGATGGCCCATACCTACAGCCATCTCTTTGGCCTGCCCACCACCGGCCTGCGCTTTTTCACCGTGTACGGCCCCTGGGACCGGCCGGACATGGCCCTGGCCAAGTTCACCCGGGCGATCATGGCCGACGAGCCCATCAAGATCTTCAACTACGGCAAGCACCGGCGGGACTTCACCTTCATCGACGACATCATCGAAGGGGTGGTACGGGTGCTCGACAAGCCGGCAACCCCCAACCCCGAGTGGTCCGGCAACAACCCCGATCCCGGCAGCAGCACCGCGCCCTGGCGGGTATACAACATAGGCAACAACCGCCAGGTAGAGCTAATGGAGTACGTCGAAACCCTGGAAAAGGCCCTGGGCAAGACGGCCCAAAAAGAAATGCTCCCCCTGCAGCCCGGCGACGTACCGGACACCTTTGCCGATGTAACCGACCTGGCCCGCGACTTCAACTACCAGCCCAACACCACGGTGCAAGAGGGCATCGGCCGTTTCGCCGCCTGGTATCGCGAATATTACGGGGTGTGA
- a CDS encoding UDP-glucose dehydrogenase family protein, whose amino-acid sequence MNIAVVGTGYVGLVSGACLAEFGHRVVCMDKAAERIEELRRGGIPIYEPGLDELVAKNVREGRLSFTTDLAEAMDGARAVFIAVGTPSQRRGNGYADLTYIYQAAAEIAGLLGNEYTVIIDKSTVPVGTGRQVRRIIAEANPRADFDVASNPEFLREGAAITDFMRPDRVVIGVDNERAAEVLQEIYNPLYLNATPFVVTSIETAELSKYAANAFLAMKISFINEMANLCEAVGADVKPLARAIGLDGRIGGKFLHPGPGYGGSCFPKDTLALLRIAQEHGSSSRLVEAAVEVNAAQKGRMIKKIRDALGGSEAGKTIGVLGLTFKPETDDMREAPSLTILPALLEKGATVQVHDPQGMKEAAAIMPACRYVENAYEAAAGADALVLLTEWNQYRALDLQRLRESMKTPLFIDLRNVYEPEKMTDAGFTYVGVGRLK is encoded by the coding sequence ATGAATATTGCGGTGGTTGGTACCGGTTATGTGGGCCTGGTCAGCGGCGCTTGTCTGGCTGAGTTTGGGCACCGGGTGGTTTGCATGGACAAGGCGGCGGAGCGAATTGAAGAGCTGCGCCGCGGGGGAATTCCCATTTATGAGCCCGGCCTGGATGAACTGGTGGCCAAAAATGTGCGAGAGGGGCGGCTTTCCTTTACCACCGACCTGGCCGAAGCCATGGATGGGGCCCGGGCGGTCTTTATTGCCGTGGGTACGCCCAGCCAGCGCCGGGGCAACGGCTATGCCGACCTGACCTATATTTACCAGGCGGCCGCTGAAATTGCCGGGCTGCTGGGCAACGAGTATACCGTGATCATCGATAAGAGCACGGTGCCGGTGGGAACCGGGCGGCAGGTGCGGCGGATCATTGCCGAGGCCAATCCCCGGGCCGACTTCGACGTTGCCTCCAACCCGGAGTTTCTGCGGGAAGGGGCGGCGATTACCGATTTCATGCGCCCCGACCGGGTGGTGATCGGGGTGGACAATGAACGGGCCGCCGAGGTGCTGCAGGAGATTTACAATCCGCTCTATCTTAACGCCACCCCCTTTGTGGTTACCTCCATTGAAACCGCCGAGTTGAGCAAGTACGCCGCCAACGCCTTCCTGGCCATGAAGATCAGCTTTATCAACGAGATGGCCAACCTCTGCGAGGCGGTGGGGGCCGATGTAAAGCCTTTGGCCCGGGCGATAGGGCTGGATGGCCGCATCGGCGGCAAGTTTCTTCATCCCGGCCCCGGCTACGGCGGTTCCTGTTTCCCCAAAGATACCCTGGCTCTGCTGCGCATCGCCCAGGAACATGGCAGCTCCAGCCGCCTGGTGGAGGCGGCGGTGGAGGTGAACGCGGCCCAGAAGGGCAGAATGATCAAGAAGATCCGCGACGCCCTGGGCGGCAGCGAGGCCGGTAAAACCATCGGCGTGCTGGGCCTTACCTTCAAGCCGGAAACCGACGACATGCGGGAAGCGCCGTCGCTGACCATTTTGCCGGCCCTGCTGGAAAAAGGGGCCACCGTGCAGGTCCATGACCCCCAGGGCATGAAAGAGGCCGCCGCCATAATGCCCGCTTGCCGCTACGTGGAAAACGCCTATGAAGCGGCGGCGGGCGCCGACGCCCTGGTGCTGCTCACCGAGTGGAACCAGTACCGCGCCCTCGATCTGCAACGTTTGCGGGAAAGCATGAAGACCCCGCTGTTCATCGACCTGCGCAATGTCTACGAGCCGGAAAAAATGACCGACGCCGGTTTCACCTATGTCGGGGTCGGTCGCCTGAAATGA
- the galE gene encoding UDP-glucose 4-epimerase GalE, giving the protein MKTYLLTGGAGYIGSHTALALLEAGHRVVVFDNLVNSSAEALRRVERLTGQAVTLFEGDMRDPAALRTVFAQHQPDAVIHFAGLKAVGESVRLPLDYYENNVTGTLNLCRAMVAAGVFTLVFSSSATVYGTANDSPLKEEMNTGVGLTNPYGRSKWMIEQLLQDAAAADERWRIALLRYFNPVGAHESGLIGEDPRGEPNNLMPYIAQVAVGRRRRLGVFGNDYPTPDGTGVRDYIHVVDLALGHVQALQALDSFSGCQVWNLGTGKGYSVLEMVQAFAKACGAAVPYEILPRRPGDLAVCFADPAKAQAELNWRAERSLNDMVTDAWRWQSQNPEGYDTALGSRSFDNKEKK; this is encoded by the coding sequence ATGAAAACGTATTTGCTTACCGGGGGCGCGGGCTATATCGGCAGCCATACCGCGCTGGCGCTGCTGGAAGCCGGCCACCGGGTGGTGGTGTTCGATAACCTGGTCAACAGTTCCGCCGAGGCCTTGCGCCGCGTTGAGCGGTTGACGGGGCAAGCGGTAACCCTGTTTGAGGGAGACATGCGGGACCCGGCGGCCCTGCGCACGGTTTTTGCCCAACACCAGCCCGATGCGGTGATTCATTTTGCCGGGCTTAAGGCGGTGGGCGAGAGCGTGCGCCTGCCCTTGGACTACTATGAGAATAATGTTACCGGCACTTTGAACCTCTGCCGGGCCATGGTGGCGGCCGGGGTGTTTACCTTGGTGTTCAGCTCTTCGGCCACGGTTTATGGCACGGCCAACGACTCGCCGCTGAAAGAGGAGATGAACACCGGGGTGGGTTTGACCAACCCCTATGGCCGCTCCAAATGGATGATCGAGCAGCTTCTGCAGGATGCGGCGGCGGCCGATGAACGCTGGCGCATCGCGCTGCTGCGTTATTTCAACCCGGTGGGGGCCCATGAAAGCGGCCTGATTGGTGAAGACCCCCGGGGCGAGCCGAACAACCTGATGCCCTATATCGCCCAGGTGGCGGTGGGGCGGCGCCGGCGGCTGGGTGTTTTCGGCAACGACTACCCCACCCCGGACGGCACCGGCGTGCGGGACTACATTCACGTCGTCGACCTGGCCCTGGGGCACGTTCAGGCTTTGCAGGCCTTGGACAGCTTCAGCGGTTGTCAGGTCTGGAACCTTGGTACCGGCAAGGGCTACAGCGTGCTGGAGATGGTGCAGGCCTTTGCAAAGGCCTGCGGGGCCGCCGTTCCCTATGAAATACTACCCCGTCGTCCTGGCGACCTGGCCGTCTGCTTTGCCGACCCGGCCAAGGCACAAGCGGAGCTTAACTGGCGAGCCGAGCGCAGCCTGAACGATATGGTAACCGACGCCTGGCGCTGGCAATCTCAAAATCCCGAGGGCTACGATACCGCCCTTGGTTCCCGGTCGTTTGATAACAAGGAGAAAAAATGA
- a CDS encoding sugar transferase has translation MIRLLDMALALGGLLVGLPLLLLLLLLGWFDTGSPLFRQQRVGRHRQPFVLVKLRTMRPDTASVASHLADASAITPYGRFLRRRKLDELPQLWNVLKGEMSLVGPRPCLFNQTELIEERARRRVFNARPGITGLAQIQGIDMSTPELLAQTDAKMIASLGLVDYFRYIFLTVTGKGRGDAAGSNPVSW, from the coding sequence ATGATTCGTTTACTGGATATGGCACTGGCTTTGGGCGGGCTGCTGGTTGGCCTGCCGTTGCTGCTGCTCCTGCTGCTGCTGGGGTGGTTCGATACGGGCTCCCCGCTTTTCCGGCAGCAGCGCGTGGGGCGCCACCGGCAACCCTTTGTGCTGGTAAAACTGCGCACCATGCGGCCGGACACCGCTTCCGTGGCGTCGCATTTAGCCGATGCCTCGGCGATTACCCCCTATGGCCGCTTTTTACGGCGCCGCAAGCTCGATGAGTTGCCGCAACTGTGGAATGTGCTGAAAGGCGAGATGAGCCTGGTGGGGCCACGTCCCTGCCTGTTCAACCAAACGGAGCTGATCGAGGAGCGGGCGCGGCGGAGGGTGTTCAACGCCCGCCCCGGGATTACCGGCCTGGCCCAGATCCAGGGCATCGACATGTCCACCCCCGAATTGCTGGCCCAAACCGATGCCAAAATGATCGCTTCCCTGGGGCTGGTCGATTATTTTCGCTATATCTTCCTGACCGTTACCGGTAAGGGAAGAGGGGATGCGGCCGGCAGCAATCCCGTTTCCTGGTAA
- a CDS encoding polysaccharide biosynthesis protein, protein MRRLNFWLILGADILLLVAAHLLAYGIRFDFEPGAREWANIKAVLPWLVPLKITVFAFFGLYRGMWRYTGVTDLLNILRANFVTGLVIMGGILLATRFEGFSRSVFVLDTILAFLMIAGLRFSIRLFYQGLPRWRDLVVPGNARRRKRLLLIGAGDAAEKVVRETMDNQELPHRVVGFLDDNPDKIGRWIHGIPVYGPIARLRTLALHVKAEELLIAMPSAGREEMEQVVRLCRESKLPFKTLPGLGELISDKVSIKSIRDVSYKDLLGRPPVRLEQERIEEVLRGRTVLVTGAGGSIGSDLCRQIVRFKPARLVMFDADEANLYRIEMEILHEKGFAEYAVVLGKVQDRELLEHMFAEHKPTVVFHAAAYKHVPLVEHNPWEGVYNNIFASKRLMEVAMAYGVERFILVSSDKAVRPTNVMGATKRLAEMLLQAYCRELTAGPEKVATRFMAVRFGNVLGSSGSVIPLFKRQIELGGPVTVTDPEMTRYFMSIEEASQLILQAAAMGEGGEIFILEMGTPVRIGRMARDLIRLCGKEPDSEIEIKQIGLRPGEKMHEELITEGEGIVKTEHEKIMVLRGQGRSFEELRRSLDNLKELASRHDAVGIKTELKKIIPEYTPQGLP, encoded by the coding sequence ATGCGAAGATTAAACTTCTGGCTGATTCTGGGGGCGGATATTCTGCTTCTGGTGGCCGCTCATCTGCTGGCTTACGGCATTCGTTTCGATTTCGAGCCGGGGGCGCGGGAGTGGGCCAATATTAAGGCCGTGTTGCCCTGGCTGGTGCCGCTGAAGATCACGGTTTTTGCCTTCTTCGGGCTTTATCGGGGAATGTGGCGCTACACCGGGGTTACCGACCTGCTTAATATTCTTCGGGCCAACTTTGTGACCGGCCTGGTGATTATGGGCGGTATTCTGCTGGCCACCCGGTTTGAGGGGTTTTCCCGCTCGGTGTTCGTGCTGGACACCATCCTGGCTTTCCTGATGATTGCCGGCCTGCGCTTCAGCATTCGTCTTTTTTACCAGGGGTTGCCCCGCTGGCGCGACCTGGTGGTGCCGGGTAATGCCCGGCGGCGCAAGCGGTTGCTGCTGATCGGGGCCGGGGATGCGGCGGAAAAGGTGGTCCGGGAGACCATGGACAACCAGGAGCTGCCCCACCGGGTAGTGGGGTTCCTGGATGATAACCCCGATAAGATCGGGCGCTGGATTCACGGCATTCCCGTTTACGGCCCCATTGCCCGGCTCCGCACCCTGGCGTTGCATGTGAAGGCCGAGGAACTGCTGATTGCCATGCCGTCGGCCGGCCGCGAGGAGATGGAGCAGGTGGTGCGGCTTTGCCGGGAGAGCAAGCTGCCCTTTAAAACCCTGCCCGGCCTGGGCGAGCTGATCAGCGACAAGGTTTCCATTAAATCCATTCGTGATGTTTCCTACAAGGATCTGCTGGGGCGGCCGCCGGTGCGCCTGGAGCAGGAGCGCATCGAAGAGGTACTGCGGGGGCGCACGGTGCTGGTTACCGGGGCCGGCGGCTCCATTGGTTCCGACCTGTGCCGGCAGATTGTCCGCTTCAAACCCGCCCGGTTGGTGATGTTTGACGCCGATGAGGCCAATCTTTACCGTATTGAAATGGAGATTCTGCACGAGAAGGGGTTTGCCGAGTACGCAGTGGTGCTGGGCAAGGTGCAGGACCGGGAGCTGTTGGAGCATATGTTTGCCGAGCATAAGCCGACGGTGGTTTTCCATGCCGCCGCTTACAAGCATGTGCCCCTGGTGGAGCACAACCCCTGGGAAGGGGTTTATAACAACATTTTTGCTTCCAAGCGCCTGATGGAAGTGGCCATGGCGTATGGGGTGGAGCGTTTTATCCTGGTTTCCAGCGACAAGGCGGTGCGGCCCACCAATGTAATGGGCGCCACCAAGCGCCTGGCGGAAATGTTGCTGCAAGCATACTGCCGCGAGTTAACCGCCGGCCCGGAGAAGGTTGCTACCCGTTTCATGGCGGTGCGTTTCGGCAATGTGCTGGGTTCCTCTGGCTCGGTGATCCCCCTGTTCAAACGCCAGATTGAACTGGGCGGGCCGGTGACCGTGACCGACCCGGAGATGACCCGCTACTTCATGTCCATCGAGGAAGCCAGCCAGTTGATTTTGCAGGCCGCCGCCATGGGAGAGGGGGGGGAGATCTTTATCCTGGAGATGGGCACCCCGGTGCGCATCGGCCGGATGGCCCGCGATTTGATCCGGCTGTGCGGCAAAGAGCCGGACAGCGAGATCGAGATTAAACAGATCGGCTTGCGCCCCGGCGAAAAGATGCACGAGGAGTTGATCACCGAAGGCGAGGGGATTGTTAAAACCGAACACGAAAAGATCATGGTGTTGCGGGGCCAGGGCCGCAGTTTTGAGGAGTTGCGCCGCTCGCTGGACAACTTGAAGGAACTGGCCAGTCGCCATGATGCCGTCGGCATCAAAACCGAACTGAAAAAAATAATCCCCGAGTACACCCCTCAAGGTCTGCCGTGA
- a CDS encoding transposase: MARPLRIEYEGAWYHVMNRGRGRCVTFPADEAYRAFLDTMAEAVERFKLEVHAYCLMPNHYHLLVRTPLGNLSRIMRHIDGLYTQRHNRLFNTDGSLFRGRYKAILVEAEAYLVSLSRYIHRNPVAGDTPLVKELQDWPWSSYPVYAGHLAPPPWLVLDDILNGVDIHDFAARYQSMVASGKEDAVDVFHARERQGPILGGDAFRARVLAERRRPPEVPLRQAQARPLQHPEALLRATAAWFDLEVEHILARGHTGATEARPFAMWLCQQEAGLTLREIGARFGNIHYSAVSQNIRRLKKRWGEDRLHRQQQAVMSRLDP, encoded by the coding sequence ATGGCTCGCCCGTTGCGCATCGAATATGAAGGTGCCTGGTATCATGTAATGAACCGGGGCCGTGGACGTTGCGTCACCTTTCCGGCAGATGAGGCTTACCGGGCTTTTCTTGACACCATGGCCGAAGCTGTCGAGCGTTTTAAGCTTGAAGTCCATGCCTACTGTCTAATGCCCAATCACTATCACCTGCTGGTCCGAACCCCTTTGGGGAACCTTTCGCGCATCATGCGCCACATAGATGGTCTTTACACCCAGCGTCACAATCGGCTGTTCAATACCGACGGCTCACTGTTTCGGGGCCGCTACAAGGCCATTCTGGTGGAAGCGGAGGCTTATCTGGTGTCGCTTTCGCGCTACATTCACCGTAATCCCGTGGCCGGAGATACTCCCTTGGTTAAAGAATTGCAGGATTGGCCGTGGTCCAGTTATCCGGTTTACGCCGGGCACCTGGCACCGCCGCCGTGGCTGGTTCTTGACGATATCCTTAATGGTGTTGATATACACGATTTTGCGGCGAGATACCAGTCGATGGTGGCGTCTGGCAAAGAGGATGCGGTAGATGTTTTTCATGCCCGGGAACGCCAAGGGCCGATTTTGGGCGGCGACGCCTTTCGGGCGCGTGTGCTGGCCGAGCGTCGCCGCCCGCCGGAGGTTCCTCTTCGTCAGGCTCAGGCCCGCCCCTTGCAGCACCCAGAGGCGCTGTTGCGGGCGACGGCGGCCTGGTTCGATCTGGAGGTGGAACATATCCTGGCCCGTGGGCATACCGGAGCCACCGAGGCCCGTCCCTTTGCCATGTGGTTGTGCCAACAGGAAGCCGGCTTGACCTTGCGGGAGATTGGGGCACGTTTCGGCAACATTCACTACTCTGCGGTCAGCCAGAATATCCGGCGGCTGAAAAAGCGCTGGGGAGAAGACAGGCTACACCGGCAACAGCAAGCTGTCATGTCAAGACTTGACCCCTAA
- a CDS encoding type IV toxin-antitoxin system AbiEi family antitoxin domain-containing protein, whose amino-acid sequence MVENVSLVGFFPIKLTFFEVYMEKVLRKLGSIPFGHGVLLSLLQGYRRPNDKIADLLAKGVLLPVRRGLYVLGPEERTEPISLPLVANILYGPSYVSLEYALSRYGLIPEGVFDVTSVTLRRSRVMTNPLGRFSYKHLPQPVYGIGVRAEQEGKAAFLLASPEKALCDLIMLTRGLPYMSVAAMRSWLLEHHRMDEDILREMDRQVVLDCAAAGYKARYLRVLAKALESL is encoded by the coding sequence TTGGTTGAAAATGTAAGCTTAGTCGGTTTTTTTCCGATTAAGCTTACATTTTTTGAGGTGTATATGGAGAAAGTGCTTCGTAAACTGGGAAGTATTCCTTTTGGCCATGGGGTCTTATTGTCGTTGCTGCAGGGCTATCGTCGCCCCAACGACAAAATCGCGGACTTGTTGGCTAAAGGGGTGCTGTTGCCGGTTCGCCGGGGGCTTTATGTGCTGGGGCCGGAAGAGCGCACAGAGCCGATCTCTTTACCTTTGGTTGCCAATATTCTGTATGGTCCTTCTTACGTGTCGCTGGAGTACGCCTTGAGCAGGTATGGCCTGATTCCCGAAGGGGTATTCGATGTGACTTCAGTAACCTTGAGGCGCAGCCGAGTGATGACCAACCCTTTGGGGCGCTTTTCATACAAGCATTTGCCGCAGCCGGTATACGGAATCGGTGTTCGGGCCGAACAGGAGGGAAAAGCGGCGTTTTTGTTGGCGTCGCCGGAGAAGGCGCTGTGCGACCTGATTATGCTGACCCGGGGGTTGCCCTATATGTCGGTGGCGGCCATGCGAAGCTGGTTGCTGGAGCATCATCGTATGGATGAGGATATACTGCGGGAGATGGACAGGCAGGTTGTTCTTGATTGTGCCGCAGCGGGGTACAAGGCTCGGTATTTGCGGGTGTTGGCTAAAGCCTTGGAGAGTTTGTAA
- a CDS encoding type II toxin-antitoxin system ParD family antitoxin yields MHISLTPELESRVKAKVESGLYNNASEVIREALRFMETHEEWINEIKLARLREQLQIGVDQLDRGQGIKIESKKGLDRLFDAVRGDL; encoded by the coding sequence ATGCACATCTCATTGACCCCGGAACTGGAATCACGAGTTAAAGCCAAGGTAGAAAGCGGTCTCTACAACAACGCCAGCGAGGTTATCCGGGAAGCGTTACGCTTTATGGAAACCCACGAGGAGTGGATCAACGAAATCAAACTCGCCCGCCTGCGTGAGCAACTCCAAATCGGGGTGGATCAACTTGATCGGGGACAAGGGATCAAAATCGAATCCAAGAAAGGTCTGGATCGCCTGTTTGATGCCGTCCGGGGTGACCTTTAG
- a CDS encoding type II toxin-antitoxin system RelE/ParE family toxin translates to MSDYRLIISPAARNDLKDIYQFGLRNWGASQSLRYLENLKERFWALTEQPLIGIERFELLPGMRSLPVESHIVFYQVRSKQIEIIRVLHGRQDPNRHIIK, encoded by the coding sequence ATGAGCGATTACCGACTGATCATCTCACCGGCCGCGCGAAATGACCTGAAAGACATTTATCAATTTGGCTTGCGCAACTGGGGAGCGAGCCAGTCCTTAAGATATCTCGAGAATCTAAAAGAACGGTTTTGGGCGCTGACTGAACAGCCTCTCATCGGCATTGAACGCTTTGAGCTTTTACCAGGAATGCGAAGCTTACCGGTTGAAAGTCACATTGTGTTTTATCAGGTGCGGTCCAAACAAATCGAGATTATCCGCGTCTTGCATGGCAGACAGGATCCAAACCGGCACATCATAAAGTGA
- a CDS encoding ATP-binding protein has protein sequence MANIIEMRYYSRIIDRELRQRLSSTGAVVIEGPKACGKTATARNLAASEVLLDVDDNARRAVAIDPRLVLAGDTPRLIDEWQIEPAIWNHIRRTVDERGAPGQFILTGSAAPTDDITRHTGAGRLTRLRLRPMTMFELERSAATVSLAELMNGARPTCPDPGSDIPELAELIAVGGWPGHLRLTTKQALQANRDYLEEIRRVDIGRVDGVRRDPDKVGRLLRSLARNTGTYASATGLAEDIGGVTVQTVLEYLASLERLMIVEDQPAWSPHLRSRSRLRSAAKRHFVDPSLAVAALRATPEGLLKDINLLGFLFESMVVRDLRVYAQAVDAEVSQYRDNTGLEVDAVIQSADGRWGALEIKLGAGMADQAAASLLKFANRVDIDKCGPPSLLAVITATGYGYLRDDGIMVIPIAALRP, from the coding sequence TTGGCTAATATTATAGAAATGCGTTATTATTCAAGAATAATTGACCGCGAATTGCGGCAGCGCCTGTCATCCACCGGTGCTGTGGTTATTGAAGGGCCTAAAGCTTGCGGCAAAACGGCAACAGCCAGGAATTTGGCCGCCAGTGAAGTGCTGCTTGATGTGGATGACAACGCCCGCCGGGCGGTGGCGATTGATCCCCGTTTGGTATTGGCTGGCGATACTCCGCGTCTTATTGATGAGTGGCAGATCGAACCAGCCATCTGGAATCATATCCGGCGCACGGTCGACGAGCGTGGCGCGCCGGGCCAGTTCATTCTTACCGGGTCTGCGGCGCCCACCGATGATATCACCAGGCATACCGGGGCCGGGCGTTTGACTCGGCTGCGGCTGCGCCCCATGACCATGTTCGAGCTTGAGCGAAGCGCCGCAACCGTGTCCCTGGCGGAGTTGATGAATGGCGCTCGTCCGACCTGCCCCGACCCCGGTTCGGACATACCGGAACTGGCGGAGCTGATTGCCGTCGGAGGCTGGCCCGGGCATCTGCGCCTGACCACCAAGCAAGCCCTGCAGGCCAACCGGGACTATTTGGAGGAGATCAGGCGGGTGGACATCGGCCGGGTAGACGGGGTTCGCCGTGATCCCGACAAGGTGGGCCGGTTACTGCGCTCATTGGCCCGCAATACCGGCACCTATGCCTCGGCAACCGGCCTGGCGGAAGATATCGGCGGTGTTACGGTGCAGACCGTCCTAGAGTATCTGGCAAGCCTGGAACGTTTGATGATTGTGGAAGACCAGCCGGCCTGGTCGCCGCATTTGCGATCACGATCCCGGCTCAGGAGCGCCGCCAAACGCCATTTCGTCGATCCGTCCTTGGCGGTCGCGGCATTGCGGGCAACCCCGGAAGGTTTGCTTAAGGATATCAACCTGCTGGGTTTTCTGTTTGAATCAATGGTCGTTCGTGACCTGCGGGTTTACGCCCAGGCCGTCGATGCTGAAGTGTCGCAGTATAGGGACAATACAGGGCTGGAAGTGGATGCTGTGATTCAGTCCGCCGACGGCCGCTGGGGGGCGCTTGAAATAAAACTGGGGGCGGGGATGGCGGATCAGGCCGCCGCCTCGTTGTTGAAATTCGCCAACCGGGTAGATATCGACAAATGCGGCCCCCCATCGCTACTGGCGGTAATAACCGCCACGGGTTACGGCTACCTGCGGGATGACGGCATTATGGTAATCCCCATCGCCGCCCTTAGGCCATAA